A single window of Chitinophaga sp. XS-30 DNA harbors:
- the mqnE gene encoding aminofutalosine synthase MqnE translates to MTTTIARQPGLETILTASALDKDLRRIAEKVLQQERLSQEDGVTLFEKGDIGYLGALANHVRERKHGNKTYFNRNFHIEPTNVCVFTCKFCSYSRLYKNREEGWELSIDEMLDIVKKYDNQPVTEVHIVGGVHPKMNLDFFAELMQKIKAHRPELHIKGFTPVELDYMFRKAKVSVEEGMRIMKEAGLQSLPGGGAEIFHPDIRQQICHDKVDADGWLNIHKTAHHMGMVTNATMLYGHIEAYWHRVDHMTRLRDLQDETKGFNTFIPLKFRNKDNEMAHIPESTVVEDLKVYAIARLYMDNFPHIKAYWPMLGRNTAQLTLSFGVNDLDGTIDDTTKIYSMAGSEEQNPSMNTAQLAMLIKQAGRVPVERDTVYNEVKDYSDVVFSDEELMN, encoded by the coding sequence ATGACGACGACCATCGCTAGACAGCCCGGACTTGAGACAATACTTACCGCATCCGCACTGGACAAAGATCTGCGCAGGATAGCAGAAAAGGTTTTGCAACAGGAAAGGCTCTCGCAGGAAGACGGCGTAACGCTGTTTGAAAAAGGAGACATCGGTTATCTCGGCGCGCTGGCCAACCACGTACGCGAACGAAAACACGGTAACAAAACCTATTTCAACCGCAATTTTCACATCGAGCCCACCAACGTTTGCGTGTTCACCTGCAAATTCTGCTCCTACTCCCGATTGTACAAAAACCGCGAAGAAGGCTGGGAACTCAGCATAGACGAAATGCTGGACATCGTGAAGAAATATGATAACCAGCCGGTTACTGAAGTGCACATCGTTGGCGGCGTACACCCGAAAATGAATCTCGATTTCTTTGCAGAACTGATGCAAAAAATAAAAGCGCACCGCCCGGAGCTGCATATCAAAGGCTTTACGCCCGTGGAGCTGGATTATATGTTCCGTAAAGCAAAAGTGAGCGTGGAAGAAGGCATGCGCATCATGAAAGAAGCCGGCCTGCAATCCCTGCCCGGCGGCGGCGCAGAGATCTTCCACCCGGATATCCGGCAGCAGATCTGCCATGATAAAGTGGATGCAGATGGATGGCTGAATATTCACAAGACCGCACATCACATGGGCATGGTCACCAATGCCACCATGCTCTACGGACATATAGAAGCTTACTGGCACCGCGTTGACCATATGACCCGCCTGCGCGACCTGCAGGACGAAACAAAAGGTTTCAACACCTTCATCCCGCTCAAATTCCGCAATAAAGACAATGAAATGGCGCACATACCGGAATCCACCGTGGTGGAAGACCTCAAAGTGTACGCCATCGCCCGCCTGTATATGGACAACTTTCCCCACATCAAGGCCTACTGGCCGATGCTGGGCCGGAATACCGCACAGCTCACCCTCTCCTTCGGCGTAAATGATCTCGATGGCACCATTGACGATACCACGAAGATCTATTCCATGGCAGGCTCTGAAGAACAGAACCCCTCCATGAACACCGCACAGCTGGCAATGCTC
- a CDS encoding M43 family zinc metalloprotease, translating to MRNLALIALMIFCCVSATAQRKCGTEEALSQKLLLQPKLAKKLQLVESQLSRQRPDNRFFRINPRVTIPVVVHIVLPDPEQVTNTQILGQLESLNLDYIAQNTDISQVPAMWQSLVGNSEVQFCLAVRSPDGDPTTGIIRTATSRNSFSINGAARDVKYASTGGSPAWDNTRYLNIWVCNLQDNYLGVATPPGDIYPPEEDGVVVHYRAFGNTGTASSPFNLGRTLTHEIGHFFGLRHIWADDGGACVDDDGVDDTPKQGNQTYGCPSFPVTDNCQPFTPGIMFMNYMDYVNDACMYLFTTGQTDRMRNALDAQRASLMTSDGCVPVDLKLSDAGITEIQQPQGYICVTGQSPVVTLKNRGADVLTSVTIRYAIDDGAPVSQSWTGSLASQEQTSVTLPGFNANTGSFTLKVYTDLPNGHADEKPENDTSTISFSYYAPVNFPFLETFEGGIFPPAGFSITNPDRSFTWERAGTGSRGSSSSAVIRNLGYAVNDQVDELAGPVVDATSADSVFLFFDIAAAVATDPDMQGNPWDTLEVLLTTDCGQTFIHTGYKKWGKSLITRATRVIEEFVPGQNEWRTDSIDLTPFIYHQQFRVVFRNTSNYENNIYLDHINIVQKDKNRNLRENGILIWPNAFSNHFYIEFDTWPDDLQGLCVYDASGRLVYQRQPVTRAGNRMTIDLVNEANGVYFVKLFYRQQVRTYKIVKVK from the coding sequence TTGCGTAATCTTGCCCTGATCGCCTTGATGATCTTCTGCTGCGTATCCGCCACAGCACAGCGTAAATGTGGTACCGAAGAAGCATTGTCCCAAAAGCTCCTGCTCCAGCCGAAACTGGCCAAAAAACTGCAGCTGGTGGAAAGCCAGCTAAGCCGGCAAAGGCCGGACAACCGTTTTTTCCGCATCAATCCCCGGGTAACCATCCCCGTCGTAGTACATATCGTTCTCCCGGACCCTGAACAGGTGACCAATACACAGATATTGGGGCAGCTGGAAAGCCTGAACCTCGACTATATTGCGCAGAACACCGATATCAGCCAGGTACCGGCCATGTGGCAAAGTCTTGTTGGCAATTCGGAAGTGCAGTTCTGCCTGGCCGTGCGCTCTCCGGACGGGGACCCCACCACCGGCATCATCCGTACCGCCACTTCCCGCAACTCCTTTTCCATCAATGGCGCCGCCCGGGACGTGAAATACGCCAGCACCGGCGGCAGTCCTGCCTGGGACAATACCCGCTATCTCAACATATGGGTCTGCAACCTGCAGGATAATTACCTCGGCGTGGCCACCCCGCCCGGAGACATCTATCCGCCGGAGGAAGACGGCGTAGTGGTGCATTACCGCGCCTTCGGCAATACCGGCACTGCTTCTTCCCCCTTCAACCTCGGGCGTACCCTCACCCATGAGATCGGCCACTTCTTCGGCCTGCGGCATATCTGGGCAGATGACGGCGGCGCATGCGTTGATGATGACGGCGTAGACGATACCCCGAAACAGGGCAACCAGACCTATGGCTGCCCCTCCTTTCCTGTAACGGACAATTGCCAGCCCTTCACGCCGGGCATCATGTTCATGAATTATATGGATTATGTGAATGACGCCTGCATGTACCTGTTCACCACCGGGCAGACGGACCGCATGCGCAATGCGCTGGACGCACAACGCGCATCGCTCATGACTTCGGACGGTTGTGTACCGGTAGACCTGAAGCTCAGTGATGCCGGCATTACCGAAATACAGCAGCCGCAGGGCTATATCTGCGTCACCGGCCAGTCGCCCGTAGTCACGCTGAAGAACCGCGGCGCCGATGTGCTCACCAGCGTAACCATCCGTTATGCCATTGACGATGGCGCCCCCGTCAGCCAGAGCTGGACCGGCAGCCTGGCCTCACAGGAACAGACCAGTGTAACCTTGCCCGGCTTCAATGCCAATACGGGCAGCTTCACCCTGAAAGTTTATACCGATCTCCCGAACGGCCATGCGGACGAAAAACCGGAAAATGACACCAGTACCATCAGCTTCAGCTATTATGCCCCGGTGAACTTCCCCTTCCTGGAAACCTTCGAAGGCGGCATATTCCCGCCCGCGGGCTTCAGCATCACTAATCCGGACCGCAGCTTTACCTGGGAAAGGGCCGGAACAGGCAGCAGAGGCAGCAGCAGCTCCGCCGTCATACGCAACCTCGGCTATGCGGTGAACGACCAGGTGGACGAACTGGCCGGGCCGGTAGTGGACGCTACCAGTGCGGATTCCGTATTCCTGTTCTTCGATATCGCCGCGGCCGTGGCTACCGACCCGGATATGCAAGGCAATCCCTGGGATACCCTGGAAGTGCTGCTGACTACAGATTGCGGGCAAACCTTCATTCATACCGGCTACAAAAAATGGGGCAAATCCCTCATCACCCGGGCCACCCGTGTGATCGAAGAATTTGTGCCCGGCCAGAACGAATGGCGCACCGATTCTATTGACCTGACACCCTTCATCTATCATCAGCAATTCCGGGTCGTTTTCCGCAATACTTCCAATTATGAGAACAATATCTATCTCGATCATATCAATATCGTTCAGAAAGACAAGAACCGCAATCTGCGGGAGAACGGCATCCTCATCTGGCCCAATGCCTTCAGCAACCACTTTTATATAGAGTTCGATACCTGGCCGGACGATCTGCAGGGCCTCTGCGTCTATGATGCCTCCGGAAGGCTGGTGTACCAGCGGCAACCGGTCACCCGCGCCGGTAACAGGATGACAATTGATTTGGTAAATGAGGCAAATGGTGTTTACTTTGTAAAGTTGTTCTACAGGCAACAGGTGAGGACATATAAAATAGTGAAAGTAAAATGA
- a CDS encoding NupC/NupG family nucleoside CNT transporter, which yields MATWENIARGGLGMIFLIAVCYLLSNNRKAVNWKLVGIGIFAQIMFAMGVLHTQAGGQPVFWLCFGVLILLFTVNRLRRKQKEGFGLPRDAASWALALAALAGFYFGILRSHQYTYPAVAFFAGLLPVVAMIKVLQRRSLELLKWTILAAGFILTLSVYLKLCNPEVFRSVLSSISGAFVDLINISHKGTEFMFEGLADFTGSWGYIFAVQVLPNIIFFAALSSILYYLGILQKIVYVFAYLLNKLRISGAESLSTAANIFLGQTEAPLMIRPYLEKMTRSEILCIMVGGMANTAGSVLAAYVGMLGGADIDQQNYFALHMLSQSIMSAPAAIVCAKILFPETQEHLISKDLHVPKEKLGDNFLDALSLGTTDGLKLAVNVGAMLIVFTAMMYVVNAMLGWAGGQTGLNPQITAMSGGRYTSLSLEMLLGYIFSPVAWMIGVAKQDMVAIGQLLGEKTVLNEFLAYKSLGQMKADGVIQDPRSLLIATYALCGFANFASIGIQIGGISQLAPNQRKNLTELGVKALIGGTIACLMCGCIAGALS from the coding sequence ATGGCAACATGGGAAAATATTGCCCGGGGCGGCCTGGGTATGATCTTTCTGATCGCTGTTTGTTACCTGTTAAGCAATAACCGCAAAGCCGTAAACTGGAAACTGGTCGGCATAGGCATTTTTGCCCAGATCATGTTCGCCATGGGGGTGTTGCACACGCAAGCCGGCGGGCAGCCCGTCTTCTGGCTTTGTTTCGGGGTGCTCATCCTGCTTTTTACGGTCAACCGGCTACGCCGGAAGCAAAAGGAAGGCTTCGGGCTTCCCCGGGATGCCGCAAGCTGGGCATTGGCGCTTGCCGCCCTGGCCGGTTTTTATTTTGGCATCCTGCGCAGCCATCAGTATACCTACCCCGCTGTGGCTTTCTTCGCCGGCCTCCTGCCGGTGGTGGCGATGATCAAGGTACTGCAGCGGCGCAGCCTGGAGCTGCTGAAATGGACCATCCTGGCAGCGGGTTTCATCCTTACCCTCTCCGTTTACCTGAAGCTTTGCAATCCCGAAGTATTCAGAAGCGTACTGTCCTCCATCTCGGGCGCTTTTGTAGACCTGATCAATATCAGCCACAAAGGCACCGAATTCATGTTCGAGGGGCTGGCGGATTTCACCGGCTCCTGGGGTTATATATTCGCCGTGCAGGTGCTGCCGAATATCATTTTCTTTGCCGCCCTGTCGTCTATCCTCTACTACCTCGGCATCCTGCAGAAGATCGTATATGTATTTGCCTACCTGCTGAACAAGCTGCGCATTTCCGGGGCAGAAAGCCTGTCTACCGCCGCCAATATTTTCCTGGGGCAAACGGAGGCGCCGCTGATGATACGGCCCTACCTGGAAAAGATGACGCGCTCGGAAATACTGTGTATCATGGTGGGCGGCATGGCCAATACCGCCGGTAGTGTGCTGGCCGCCTATGTGGGCATGCTGGGCGGGGCGGACATCGACCAGCAGAACTATTTTGCCCTGCATATGCTCAGCCAGAGCATCATGAGCGCCCCTGCCGCCATAGTATGCGCCAAGATACTGTTCCCCGAAACGCAGGAACACCTGATCTCCAAAGATCTCCATGTACCCAAGGAGAAACTGGGTGACAACTTCCTGGATGCGCTGTCCCTCGGCACCACCGACGGCCTGAAACTGGCCGTGAACGTAGGCGCCATGCTGATCGTGTTCACCGCCATGATGTACGTGGTCAATGCCATGCTGGGATGGGCGGGCGGTCAGACCGGGCTGAATCCCCAGATCACCGCCATGAGCGGAGGGCGATATACCTCGCTGTCCCTCGAAATGCTGCTGGGATACATTTTCTCCCCCGTAGCCTGGATGATCGGTGTAGCGAAGCAGGATATGGTGGCCATCGGGCAGCTGCTCGGGGAAAAGACCGTGCTGAACGAGTTCCTGGCCTACAAAAGCCTGGGGCAGATGAAAGCCGACGGCGTGATACAGGACCCCAGATCACTGCTCATTGCCACATATGCCCTTTGCGGATTCGCCAATTTTGCCTCTATCGGCATCCAGATCGGCGGGATCAGCCAGCTGGCCCCAAACCAGCGGAAGAACCTCACCGAACTGGGTGTTAAAGCACTGATAGGCGGCACCATCGCCTGCCTGATGTGCGGTTGCATAGCCGGGGCCCTGAGCTGA
- the trxA gene encoding thioredoxin: MALEFTDANFQTTVLSSDKLSVVDFWAEWCGPCRAIGPVIEELSKDYDGKVNVGKVNVDNNPQISMNYGITSIPAILFIKNGQVVDKQVGAVPKSVLEKKIQANL; encoded by the coding sequence ATGGCTTTAGAATTCACAGATGCGAACTTTCAGACCACCGTATTAAGCTCGGACAAACTGAGTGTGGTTGATTTTTGGGCGGAATGGTGCGGCCCCTGTCGCGCGATCGGCCCCGTGATCGAGGAATTGTCCAAAGACTACGATGGCAAGGTTAACGTCGGTAAGGTGAATGTGGACAACAATCCGCAGATCTCCATGAACTATGGCATCACCAGCATTCCTGCGATCCTGTTCATCAAGAACGGCCAGGTAGTTGACAAACAGGTAGGTGCAGTGCCCAAATCTGTTCTGGAAAAGAAAATTCAGGCTAACCTCTAA
- a CDS encoding OB-fold nucleic acid binding domain-containing protein produces the protein MTYDVPVMEEYLAETYGINVYQEQVMLLSQKMANFSKGDADILRKAMGKKQKAVLDKMKAQFIAGCKENGHDLKMCDKVWTDWEAFASYAFNKSHATCYAFVAYQTAYLKAHYPAEYMASVLNNASNLEKITFFMEECKRMGLDVLPPDVNESFNGFAVNKKGQVRFGLGGLKGVGEAAIESIIEEREKNGPYATIFDMIKRVNQRAVNKKSLEALAMSGALDCFPELHRAQYFHKPDGDNTNGLEKIIRFGQQAQAGSQSSGGLFGDELMPEIQSPKIPPCDPWPLTIKLNNERDVTGIYISGHPLDDYRFELKYYNMNTIAEVLEYQHQLSQPSDNNKGRERSFRMAVYVTGAVERISRNNKQFGIMTLEDYTGKFEFALWSEDFLRFTTHFKSGLCLYVNGAFKPRRFNDNEYEFKVQGMQLLQEVKRTHTRKLGLFTQPQHITTEVIDFLVDNAAKHPGKCEVYMQLIDPQEDLTVKLHTFNRHIEMNDELAHFLEQQPDIDIYIDTINK, from the coding sequence GTGACCTACGATGTGCCGGTCATGGAGGAATACCTGGCCGAAACGTACGGCATCAACGTATATCAGGAACAGGTGATGCTGCTCAGCCAGAAAATGGCCAACTTCTCCAAGGGAGATGCGGATATTCTCCGGAAAGCCATGGGTAAGAAGCAGAAAGCCGTGCTGGACAAAATGAAGGCGCAGTTCATCGCCGGCTGCAAGGAAAACGGGCATGACCTGAAGATGTGCGACAAGGTGTGGACGGACTGGGAAGCATTTGCGTCCTACGCCTTCAACAAGTCTCACGCCACCTGCTACGCCTTCGTGGCATACCAGACCGCCTACCTCAAAGCCCACTATCCAGCCGAATATATGGCCTCCGTGCTGAACAACGCCAGCAACCTGGAAAAGATCACCTTCTTTATGGAAGAGTGCAAGCGCATGGGGCTGGACGTACTGCCGCCGGATGTGAACGAATCCTTCAACGGTTTCGCCGTAAACAAAAAAGGTCAGGTACGCTTCGGGCTGGGCGGCCTGAAAGGTGTAGGCGAGGCCGCGATCGAGAGCATTATTGAAGAGCGGGAAAAGAACGGCCCGTATGCCACCATATTTGATATGATCAAACGGGTGAACCAGCGCGCCGTGAACAAAAAATCACTGGAAGCCCTGGCCATGTCCGGCGCACTCGACTGCTTCCCGGAACTGCATCGCGCCCAATATTTCCACAAACCGGACGGAGACAATACCAATGGCCTTGAAAAGATCATCAGGTTCGGGCAACAGGCACAGGCCGGCAGCCAGTCCTCCGGCGGCCTCTTCGGCGATGAACTGATGCCCGAAATACAATCACCGAAGATCCCCCCCTGCGATCCCTGGCCGCTGACCATCAAGCTGAACAATGAACGCGATGTAACCGGCATCTATATCTCCGGCCATCCGCTGGACGATTACAGGTTTGAGCTGAAGTATTACAATATGAACACCATTGCCGAAGTACTGGAATATCAGCACCAGCTCAGCCAGCCATCCGACAATAACAAAGGCCGGGAACGGTCTTTCCGCATGGCTGTTTACGTCACGGGCGCAGTGGAAAGGATATCCCGCAACAACAAACAGTTCGGCATCATGACGCTGGAGGATTATACCGGCAAGTTCGAATTTGCCCTGTGGAGCGAGGATTTCCTCCGTTTCACCACACACTTCAAATCAGGGCTTTGCCTCTATGTGAACGGCGCTTTCAAACCCAGGCGTTTCAACGACAATGAATACGAGTTCAAAGTGCAGGGCATGCAACTGCTGCAGGAGGTAAAACGCACCCATACCCGGAAATTAGGGCTGTTCACCCAGCCCCAGCATATTACCACGGAGGTGATCGACTTCCTGGTAGACAATGCCGCCAAACATCCGGGGAAATGCGAAGTGTACATGCAGCTGATAGATCCGCAGGAAGACCTCACCGTTAAACTGCATACATTTAACCGGCATATTGAGATGAATGACGAGTTGGCGCATTTTTTGGAGCAGCAGCCGGATATCGATATCTATATTGACACAATCAATAAGTAG
- a CDS encoding DNA polymerase III subunit alpha: MKFSHLHVHTQFSLLDGAADIKQLYKKSMADNMPALAITDHGNMFGAFQFVAEAYNHKLNPDDPKDKRLKVKPIVGCEFYLVENRHKRQFTREEKDIRYHQVLLAKDDEGYRNLIKLCSLGFMEGLYGKYPRIDKELILQYHKGLIATTCCLGASVPKTILKHGEEAGEKEFKWWLDIFGEDFYVEMQRHGIPEQIKVNEVLVRFAAKYNVKIIASNDSHYVDQVDANAHDILLCINTGEKKSTPTMKEFSDDDVMVKNKRFAFYNDQFYFKTTEEMSKLFPDLPQALDNTNEIVDKVQLLDLKRDILLPNFPIPPNFLTQDQYLRHITMEGAYKRYSEMTAEIEERINFELNVIENMGFAGYFLIVSDFIKAGRDLGVFIGPGRGSAAGSAVAYCIGITNIDPIKYNLLFERFLNPERKSMPDIDTDFDDEGRQKVIDYVVQKYGKQQVAQIITYGTMAAKMSIKDVARVMDLPLMESNMLAKLVPDKPGIQLSRIFNAPLEGEKSLAEKEGLMGEDIENVKKLREIIKGNDVQGEVLREACVLEGSVRNTGIHAAGIIIAPKDLSELIPVATAKDSDLLVTQFEGNIIESAGVIKMDFLGLKTLTIIKGALQLIKKNHNIDIDIDSIPLDDAKTYELYQKAETNATFQFESPGMQKYLRELKPDKFDDLIAMNALYRPGPLEYIPTFIRRKQAWSR, translated from the coding sequence ATGAAGTTTTCTCACCTGCACGTACACACGCAGTTTTCGCTGCTGGACGGAGCTGCGGACATCAAGCAGCTCTATAAGAAATCAATGGCCGATAACATGCCGGCCCTTGCCATCACAGACCACGGCAACATGTTCGGCGCATTCCAGTTTGTTGCAGAAGCCTATAATCACAAGCTGAATCCAGATGATCCTAAAGATAAACGCCTGAAAGTCAAGCCTATTGTGGGCTGTGAATTTTATCTGGTGGAAAATCGCCATAAACGCCAGTTTACCCGGGAGGAAAAGGACATCCGTTACCACCAGGTATTGCTGGCAAAGGACGATGAAGGGTACCGCAATCTCATCAAACTCTGCTCCCTGGGCTTCATGGAAGGCCTCTACGGCAAATATCCCCGGATCGACAAGGAATTGATCCTCCAATACCATAAAGGCCTTATTGCCACTACCTGCTGCCTCGGCGCCTCGGTGCCCAAGACCATCCTTAAACACGGTGAAGAAGCCGGGGAAAAGGAATTCAAGTGGTGGCTGGATATCTTCGGGGAGGATTTCTATGTGGAGATGCAGCGCCACGGCATTCCCGAACAGATCAAGGTGAATGAGGTGCTGGTACGGTTCGCCGCAAAATACAACGTGAAGATCATTGCTTCCAACGACTCGCATTATGTGGACCAGGTGGATGCCAACGCGCATGACATCCTGCTCTGCATCAATACCGGCGAAAAGAAGAGCACGCCCACGATGAAAGAGTTTTCGGACGATGATGTGATGGTGAAGAACAAACGTTTCGCTTTCTATAACGACCAGTTCTATTTCAAGACCACGGAAGAAATGAGCAAGCTCTTCCCTGATCTGCCGCAGGCGCTGGACAATACCAACGAGATCGTGGACAAGGTGCAGCTGCTGGACCTCAAGCGGGACATCCTGCTGCCCAACTTCCCCATCCCGCCCAATTTTCTCACGCAGGACCAATACCTCCGGCACATCACCATGGAAGGTGCGTACAAGCGTTATTCGGAGATGACGGCAGAAATAGAGGAGCGCATCAACTTTGAGCTGAACGTGATCGAGAACATGGGTTTCGCGGGGTACTTCCTGATCGTATCCGATTTCATCAAAGCCGGACGCGACCTCGGCGTATTCATCGGACCAGGCCGCGGTTCCGCTGCCGGCTCCGCTGTAGCCTATTGCATTGGCATCACCAATATCGACCCGATAAAATATAATCTCCTGTTCGAACGGTTCCTCAACCCGGAACGCAAGAGCATGCCCGATATCGATACGGACTTCGATGATGAGGGCCGTCAGAAAGTGATCGATTACGTGGTACAGAAATACGGCAAGCAACAGGTAGCGCAGATCATCACCTACGGTACCATGGCCGCCAAAATGAGCATCAAGGACGTGGCGCGGGTAATGGACCTGCCGCTGATGGAATCCAACATGCTCGCCAAGCTGGTGCCGGACAAGCCGGGCATTCAGCTCTCCCGCATCTTCAATGCTCCGCTGGAAGGCGAAAAGAGCCTGGCGGAAAAAGAAGGGTTGATGGGAGAAGATATCGAGAACGTCAAGAAACTGCGGGAGATCATCAAAGGCAACGATGTGCAGGGAGAAGTGCTGCGCGAAGCCTGCGTACTGGAAGGCTCCGTACGCAACACCGGCATTCACGCCGCCGGCATCATCATCGCCCCGAAAGACCTCTCCGAGCTGATACCCGTGGCCACTGCCAAGGACTCCGACCTGCTGGTGACCCAGTTCGAAGGCAATATCATCGAAAGTGCGGGCGTGATCAAGATGGACTTCCTGGGGCTGAAGACCCTCACCATTATCAAAGGCGCACTGCAGCTGATCAAAAAGAACCATAACATCGATATCGACATCGATTCCATTCCGCTGGACGATGCCAAGACATATGAACTGTACCAGAAGGCCGAAACCAACGCCACATTCCAGTTTGAAAGTCCGGGTATGCAGAAGTACCTCCGGGAACTGAAACCGGATAAATTCGATGACCTCATCGCCATGAACGCCCTCTACCGCCCGGGCCCGCTGGAGTACATCCCCACCTTCATCCGCCGCAAACAGGCCTGGAGCCGGTGA
- a CDS encoding C40 family peptidase, whose protein sequence is MMRRTGKTFFILTVCAVFLASCAVTKKQQQTASKPAKPQEEKMEFIDGIAISPDAKSSVHQYKGRNTQTKNNSTANSLEAAESWQFKYAQLLDVPVENVGNARLFTFIEDWWGAPYRLGGNSKTGIDCSNFVNTLLGAVFQMSIAGNSIQLYNKVKRLRNRNELQLGDLVFFAINRSKRISHVGIYLENDRFVHASSSSGVVISDLKEPYWKRYYAGAGRL, encoded by the coding sequence ATGATGAGAAGAACGGGAAAGACCTTTTTTATTCTGACAGTTTGCGCTGTATTCCTTGCCAGTTGTGCGGTTACCAAAAAGCAACAGCAGACCGCATCGAAGCCGGCAAAACCGCAGGAAGAAAAAATGGAGTTCATTGATGGCATCGCCATCTCCCCGGACGCCAAATCTTCCGTTCACCAGTACAAGGGCCGCAATACACAGACAAAAAACAATTCCACCGCAAACAGTCTCGAAGCCGCCGAAAGCTGGCAGTTCAAATACGCGCAACTGCTGGACGTGCCGGTGGAAAATGTCGGCAATGCCCGGCTCTTCACTTTTATTGAGGACTGGTGGGGCGCTCCCTACCGCCTTGGCGGCAACTCCAAAACCGGGATCGATTGCTCCAATTTCGTGAACACCCTGCTGGGCGCTGTCTTCCAGATGTCCATCGCCGGCAACTCCATTCAACTCTATAACAAGGTAAAACGTCTCCGGAACCGGAACGAGCTGCAGCTTGGGGACCTGGTGTTCTTCGCTATCAACCGCAGCAAACGCATCTCCCATGTAGGCATCTATCTTGAAAACGACCGTTTTGTGCATGCATCTTCCAGTTCCGGTGTGGTGATCAGCGATCTGAAAGAGCCATATTGGAAGAGGTATTATGCCGGAGCGGGGAGGTTATAA
- a CDS encoding TylF/MycF/NovP-related O-methyltransferase, which yields MNYLKKIYRSVFPETVALPADFDNFHREITEKVKPYTMTSAERVFSLVEAVRYVNESGITGDIVECGVWKGGSMLAVAETLVSMQDTDRTLYMYDTFGGMPEPEEVDRDFRGEQASAQLERDTDKEASVVWAYANLATVQATMGQSSYPEDKIRYVAGKVEETIPETLPERIALLRLDTDWYSSTKHELIHLFPRLEPGGILIIDDYGHWKGARQAVDEYFAETGIRIFLGRIDETGRIAIKQ from the coding sequence ATGAACTATCTGAAGAAAATCTATCGCTCCGTTTTTCCTGAAACGGTTGCACTTCCTGCTGATTTTGACAATTTTCACCGCGAGATAACGGAAAAAGTAAAGCCCTACACAATGACCAGTGCTGAGCGGGTCTTCTCCCTGGTGGAGGCCGTCCGGTATGTCAACGAAAGCGGCATTACGGGAGATATTGTGGAATGCGGGGTATGGAAAGGCGGCAGTATGCTGGCTGTGGCGGAAACGCTGGTGTCTATGCAGGATACTGACAGAACGCTGTATATGTATGATACTTTTGGCGGCATGCCCGAACCGGAGGAGGTAGACAGGGATTTCAGGGGCGAGCAGGCTTCCGCGCAGCTCGAGCGCGATACTGACAAAGAGGCAAGCGTGGTCTGGGCATATGCGAACCTGGCTACCGTACAGGCTACCATGGGGCAGAGCAGTTATCCTGAAGACAAGATCAGGTATGTGGCCGGTAAAGTGGAGGAAACCATCCCGGAAACTTTGCCGGAAAGAATTGCGCTCCTTCGCCTGGATACGGACTGGTACAGTTCCACCAAGCATGAGCTGATCCATTTGTTTCCCCGGCTGGAGCCCGGCGGCATTCTCATTATCGATGACTATGGTCATTGGAAGGGCGCCCGTCAGGCGGTAGATGAATATTTCGCGGAAACGGGGATACGGATCTTCCTCGGACGTATCGATGAAACCGGCAGGATCGCCATCAAACAATAA